A region from the Lolium perenne isolate Kyuss_39 chromosome 4, Kyuss_2.0, whole genome shotgun sequence genome encodes:
- the LOC127346536 gene encoding uncharacterized protein: MYAQHHDGVEEAPATAALGAAENAHALVHSSEIREEERRPAPPSRSFLVQINGEENQHGDSDHSTDEGVDWMDLPLDMFRVILDRLDAFGILSFPLVCRPWAGVYTENRRLQPGAPTLLTSPSELGGYEIPDDWKRGLFFINNILSRELFSVEVETLREERWIGGKDEWLVTTGQAGNFFKLLNPMTGYYIHLPDNLQKCPSVDHVQLCRTPTQAEPHDYFAIAISATMLAYTMAGNDHWITLENPDEPWLIYSDAIMYGGKIIAISRNGNLWSWGLDEGGQNPMLLLRSCVDARTQGWEEFDFILAPSVNRNILIVSPHSDYAPLRWGNRQSCHSSSHLNFLVDGAVIHEVDMDTQSIEEIRDIGDQALFVGPNYPFYVPVPLPSGDLKRNHVYIADVSDDDAIAIDLSLEDLPDSVSLINYSGPENNYQVPMWFRPAFP; this comes from the exons ATGTATGCGCAGCACCATGACGGCGTGGAGGAAGCACCTGCGACTGCAGCTCTGGGGGCGGCGGAGAACGCGCACGCACTTGTGCACTCGTCAGAGATACGGGAGGAGGAGAGGCGCCCGGCTCCACCGTCACGGTCGTTTCTCGTTCAGATCAACGGGGAGGAGAATCAACACGGAGATTCGGATCACAGTACTG ATGAAGGCGTTGATTGGATGGATCTTCCGCTGGATATGTTCCGTGTCATACTTGATCGCCTCGATGCCTTCGGCATCCTCAGTTTCCCTTTGGTCTGTAGACCTTGGGCAGGCGTGTACACAGAGAATCGTCGCCTACAACCTGGTGCTCCTACCCTACTGACTTCTCCCTCCGAGCTGGGAGGCTATGAGATCCCGGATGATTGGAAGCGAGGTTTGTTTTTTATCAATAATATCTTGTCAAGGGAGTTGTTCTCGGTTGAGGTGGAGACTCTGAGAGAGGAGAGATGGATAGGCGGCAAAGATGAATGGCTAGTGACAACTGGTCAAGCAGGCAACTTCTTCAAGCTTCTGAATCCTATGACAGGATATTACATCCATCTGCCTGACAACTTGCAAAAATGTCCTTCAGTTGACCACGTACAGTTGTGCCGAACTCCCACTCAAGCTGAACCACATGATTATTTTGCCATCGCCATATCAGCCACAATGCTAGCTTATACTATGGCCGGGAATGATCACTGGATTACATTGGAGAATCCTGATGAGCCCTGGCTGATTTATTCTGATGCTATAATGTATGGAGGTAAAATTATCGCCATCTCTAGGAACGGAAACTTGTGGTCATGGGGTTTGGATGAAGGAGGGCAAAATCCTATGCTACTACTAAGGTCATGTGTTGACGCTCGCACTCAAGGTTGGGAAGAATTTGATTTTATTCTGGCACCATCTGTCAACCGCAATATTCTTATTGTCAGCCCACATAGCGACTATGCTCCTCTTAGATGGGGAAATAGACAATCATGTCATAGTAGCAGCCACTTGAACTTCCTGGTGGATGGGGCTGTGATTCACGAGGTGGACATGGATACCCAGAGCATAGAAGAAATCCGTGATATTGGTGATCAAGCCTTATTTGTAGGCCCAAACTATCCATTCTATGTTCCCGTGCCATTGCCCTCTGGAGATTTAAAGAGAAATCATGTATACATTGCTGATGTGTCCGACGATGATGCTATTGCCATAGATCTGAGTCTGGAGGATCTTCCCGACAGTGTTTCCTTGATCAACTACTCCGGGCCAGAAAATAACTATCAGGTGCCGATGTGGTTCCGACCAGCTTTCCCTTGA